A genomic window from Quercus lobata isolate SW786 chromosome 10, ValleyOak3.0 Primary Assembly, whole genome shotgun sequence includes:
- the LOC115963515 gene encoding HIPL1 protein, with amino-acid sequence MGRLLASALLFCSLLLLFDASFSHPLCIDSTAPLSLNTTLKFCSYNASSCCNSTEDLELQKQFVAMNISDSRCASVMKSILCARCDPFSAELFTIGSTPRPVPILCNSTISANSSQSSQAANNFCSNVWDTCQNVSFMKSPFAPSLKGQAGLPVNSNFSKLTDLWQSKTDFCNAFGGASSTASVCFDGQPVMLNNTEIPSPPLGLCLEKIGNGSYLSMAAHPDGSNRAFFGSQQGKIWLATIPDQESGGALRLDESNPFVDLTDEVYFDTQFGMMGIAFHPNFAQNGRFFASFNCDKAKWSGCTGRCSCNSDVNCDPSKLGTDNGAQPCQYQNVVAEYTANGTASQPSLATSAKPTEVSRIFTMGLPFTSHHGGQILFGPADGYLYFMMGDGGGTGDPYNFSQNKKSLLGKILRLDVDNVPSAAEIAKLNLWGNYSIPKDNPYEEDTGLQPEIWAYGLRNPWRCSFDSERPSYFMCADVGQDRYEEVDIITKDGNYGWRVYEGPLLYTPPDSPGGNTTPSSISPIFPVMGYTHSDVNQKEGSASITGGYFYRSMTDPCMYGRYLYADLYATALWAGIENPVDSGNFSSSKIPFSCAADSPLQCSSLPGSSLPALGYIYSFGEDNRKDIYLLASSGVYRVVRPSRCNYTCSKENVTSLASPSPSSPKSHASQLIDPCNNVVLLFSSLLLLLLGFV; translated from the exons ATGGGTCGCCTTCTTGCTAGTGCCCTCCTATTTTGTAGCTTGCTGCTGCTTTTCGATGCTTCCTTTTCACATCCCTTATGCATTGATTCAA CGGCACCCTTAAGCCTGAACACCACACTGAAGTTTTGTTCTTACAATGCGAGCTCATGCTGCAACTCCACAGAGGATTTAGAATTACAGAAGCAATTCGTAGCAATGAATATTTCTGATTCTAGATGTGCTTCTGTTATGAAATCAATACTTTGTGCG AGATGCGATCCATTTTCAGCTGAGCTATTTACAATTGGTTCTACACCCCGACCAGTTCCTATACTTTGCAATTCCACTATTTCAGCAAATTCGTCCCAATCTAGCCAAGCAGCGAATAACTTCTGCTCTAATGTATGGGATACATGCCAAAATGTGTCTTTCATGAAGTCTCCATTTGCCCCTTCACTAAAAGGTCAAGCTGGATTACCAgtcaattccaattttagcaAACTTACTGACTTGTGGCAGTCTAAAACTGATTTTTGCAATGCATTTGGTGGAGCTTCTAGTACTGCATCAGTATGTTTTGATGGTCAACCTGTTATGCTAAATAACACCGAAATTCCTAGCCCCCCACTTGGCTTGTGTCTTGAGAAGATAGGGAATGGATCTTACCTCAGTATGGCTGCTCATCCTGATGGGTCAAACCGTGCATTTTTTGGTAGCCAACAAGGAAAGATATGGTTAGCAACTATTCCTGATCAGGAATCGGGAGGAGCATTAAGGCTTGATGAATCCAATCCTTTTGTAGATCTAACTGATGAAGTATATTTTGATACTCAATTTGGTATGATGGGTATTGCATTTCATCCAAACTTTGCACAAAACGGGCGATTCTTTGCTTCGTTTAATTGTGATAAGGCTAAGTGGTCCGGATGTACTGGAAGATGTTCATGTAACTCAGATGTCAATTGTGATCCTTCAAAGCTAGGAACTGATAATGGTGCCCAGCCATGCCAGTATCAAAATGTTGTTGCGGAGTATACTGCTAATGGTACTGCATCCCAGCCTTCCTTG GCAACAAGTGCCAAGCCAACTGAAGTGAGTAGGATATTTACTATGGGCCTTCCATTTACATCTCATCACGGAGGGCAGATACTCTTTGGACCTGCTGATGGATATTTATACTTCATGATGGGAGATGGTGGTGGTACAGGCGATCCTTacaatttttcccaaaacaaGAAATCATTGCTTGGCAAAATTTTGAGGCTCGATGTTGATAACGTACCAA GTGCTGCAGAAATTGCCAAACTCAATCTGTGGGGAAACTATTCTATCCCCAAAGATAATCCTTATGAGGAAGATACAGGCTTGCAGCCTGAAATATGGGCTTATGGATTAAGAAATCCTTGGCGCTGTAGTTTTGATTCTGAAAGGCCTTCCTACTTTATGTGTGCTGATGTTGGGCAG GATCGATATGAGGAGGTGGATATCATCACCAAGGATGGAAACTATGGCTGGCGTGTTTATGAGGGCCCCCTTCTTTACACTCCTCCAGATTCACCTGGTGGAAATACAACTCCAAGTTCCATAAGCCCAATTTTTCCTGTGATGGGATATACCCATTCTGATGTAAACCAGAAGGAAGGGTCAGCATCAATCACAGGGGGCTATTTCTATCGGTCTATGACTGATCCTTGTATGTACGGAAG GTACTTATATGCAGATTTGTATGCAACTGCCCTATGGGCTGGCATAGAGAATCCAGTAGACAGTGGGAATTTTAGCAGTAGTAAAATTCCCTTCAGCTGTGCAGCTGACTCTCCTCTACAATGCAGTTCCCTGCCAGGAAGTTCTCTTCCAGCTTTGGGTTACATTTACTCATTCGGGGAGGACAACCGGAAGGATATTTATCTCCTTGCCAGCAGTGGTGTTTACAGAGTCGTTCGTCCTAGCCGTTGTAATTACACTTGTTCAAAGGAAAATGTTACTAGTCTTGCAAGTCCAAGTCCTTCTTCTCCGAAATCTCATGCAAGCCAGTTGATTGACCCATGTAACAATGTAGTCCTCCTATTCTCTTCTTTGTTATTGCTTTTgcttggttttgtctag